The Chanos chanos chromosome 6, fChaCha1.1, whole genome shotgun sequence genome includes a region encoding these proteins:
- the hrh1 gene encoding histamine H1 receptor: protein METTTVSYSIDGPLNESLHDQYGSSGIAHLNISVSFQYQMNNAILGMLLGTLSLLTVIMNILVLYAVKREKILHSVGNLYIVSLSLADLIVGATVMPLNLIYLLQEEWKLGRVLCQFWLVMDYVASTASIFSLFILCLDRYRSVCQPLNYLKYRTRGRATLMIAGAWLLSMTWIIPILGWRTFFHVDKKPEMENKCDTDFRFVTWFKVLTAVLNFYIPSLLMLWYYSRIFISVREHYRQWESLTSPVVSIDKNGTVPDKIQLRRPSDNPPYKDNLVLQTYSQNKTILDQYTLEQPYSSKDKNEEDNTELWSERMTKSCVHQDSFFNVSKRMKKPTGESEERSPTSQGDGSVMGTPLKESTLPLSFLQSDENTELKMFVSLSDCNVMVPNSVAHVCEIVPATNVHKYTTVLSNDDFRRSLASPWAEGTNPKLDTTNALTLKQTWQKFCAQSKQCVQNLRIHKERKAARQLGFIIAGFLVCWIPYFITFMVMAFCNDCVHHDLHMFTIWLGYVNSTLNPFIYPLCNENFKRVFKNYFHMNQ from the coding sequence GAATAGCACATTTGAATATCTCTGTTTCCTTCCAGTATCAAATGAACAATGCCATACTGGGAATGCTTCTTGGAACACTGTCCTTGCTCACAGTAATCATGAATATCCTGGTCCTTTATGCTGTGAAACGGGAGAAGATATTGCATTCAGTAGGAAACCTCTATATTGTCAGCCTTTCTTTGGCAGACCTCATTGTTGGAGCCACTGTAATGCCCTTAAATCTAATCTATTTGCTTCAAGAAGAGTGGAAATTAGGCCGTGTTTTGTGCCAGTTCTGGCTTGTTATGGATTATGTGGCTAGCACAGCTTCCATCTTTAGTTTGTTCATTCTGTGCTTGGACAGGTATCGCTCTGTATGCCAGCCTCTGAATTATCTGAAATACCGGACACGTGGAAGAGCTACTCTGATGATAGCTGGTGCATGGCTTTTATCCATGACTTGGATCATTCCCATTCTGGGATGGCGGACATTCTTTCATGTTGACAAGAAaccagagatggaaaacaaatgtGACACTGACTTTCGTTTTGTTACATGGTTCAAGGTTCTTACAGCTGTCCTTAACTTCTATATACCCTCCCTACTGATGCTATGGTACTACTCACGGATTTTCATTTCTGTGCGAGAGCATTACAGACAGTGGGAGAGCCTCACTAGCCCGGTGGTTTCCATAGACAAAAATGGAACCGTTCCAGATAAAATACAACTGAGGAGACCCTCTGACAATCCACCGTATAAAGACAATTTAGTATTACAAAcatattcacaaaacaaaactatactGGATCAGTACACTTTGGAACAGCCATACAGTTCAAAGGATAAAAATGAAGAGGACAACACTGAGCTATGGTCTGAGAGGATGACAAAGAGTTGTGTCCACCAAGACTCATTTTTCAACGTTTCAAAGCGTATGAAAAAACCtacaggagagtcagaggagcgTTCTCCCACAAGCCAAGGAGATGGTTCTGTTATGGGAACACCTTTGAAGGAGTCAACTTTACCCCTCAGTTTCTTGCAATCAGATGAAAACACTGAGCTCAAAATGTTTGTATCATTGAGTGACTGTAACGTGATGGTGCCAAACTCTGTTGCTCATGTTTGTGAAATAGTGCCTGCCACCAACGTTCACAAATACACCACCGTACTCAGTAATGACGATTTCCGACGATCGCTTGCATCACCATGGGCTGAGGGAACAAACCCCAAACTGGATACCACCAATGCACTCACTCTTAAACAAACGTGGCAGAAATTCTGCGCTCAGTCTAAGCAGTGTGTCCAAAACCTGCGCATTCACAAAGAGCGCAAAGCCGCTCGGCAACTAGGCTTTATTATTGCAGGATTCTTGGTGTGCTGGATCCCATATTTCATAACCTTCATGGTCATGGCTttctgtaatgactgtgttCATCATGACCTTCATATGTTTACAATATGGCTGGGCTATGTCAATTCCACTCTGAATCCTTTCATCTATCCCTTGTGCAATGAAAATTTCAAGAGAGTTTTCAAGAATTATTTTCATATGAACCAATGA